A window of Accipiter gentilis chromosome 24, bAccGen1.1, whole genome shotgun sequence contains these coding sequences:
- the COMMD5 gene encoding COMM domain-containing protein 5 — MAAAAAAAAGKAAAAYGHGESGGGRGGGFLGPRVPAEVEAMARGVQDVGQETFRRLLKVTVNALEGKDCKESVKLIAESTNLSEEQLAFLISGMYTLLREALRLPLSTFKQEVFKEDLKELRIPEDFIVDFCSIVFGNRRPASEGTALMQRSRLPSVQDIKWRVDVAISTSSLARALQPSILMMMKLSDGTAHRFEVPIAKFQELRYNVALILKEMNDLEKRSILKIQD; from the exons atggcggcggcggcggcggcggcggcgggcaagGCCGCGGCGGCCTACGGGCACGGCGAgagcggcgggggccgcggcggcggcttCCTGGGGCCGCGGGTGCCGGCCGAGGTGGAGGCCATGGCCCGGGGCGTGCAGGACGTGGGGCAGGAGACCTTCCGGCGGCTCCTCAAAG TCACTGTTAATGCATTGGAAGGAAAAGACTGCAAGGAATCTGTCAAGCTGATTGCAGAAAGCACTAATCTCTCAGAAGAGCAACTTGCTTTCCTCATTTCTGGCATGTATACCCTTCTCCGAGAAGCTTTGAGACTCCCCTTGTCAACTTTCAAACAAGAA GTTTTTAAGGAAGACCTAAAGGAGCTCAG GATACCAGAAGATTTCATTGTGGACTTTTGCAGTATAGTCTTTGGTAACAG GCGTCCTGCTTCAGAAGGCACAGCTCTGATGCAAAGAAGTAGGCTGCCAAGTGTCCAGGACATAAAGTGGAGAGTGGACGTAGCTATATCCACAAG TTCACTGGCCCGTGCACTTCAACCATCCATTCTAATGATGATGAAGCTTTCAGATGGGACAGCTCATCGCTTTGAA GTGCCAATTGCAAAGTTTCAAGAACTGAGATACAATGTTGCCCTTATACTGAAGGAAATGAATGATTTGGAGAAAAGGAGCATACTGAAGATCCAGGACTGA
- the FAM199X gene encoding protein FAM199X — protein sequence MTEEPYEKFLAPEEPCPLLSHQHPPRGGSLSLSEEGCLDVSDFGCQLSSCHRTDPLHRFHSNRWNLTSCGTSVASSECSEELFSSVSVGDQDDCYSLLDDQEFTSFDLFPEGSVCSDVSSSISTYWDWSDSEFEWQLPGSDITSGSDVLSDVIPSIPSSPCLLPKKKNKHRNLDELPWSAMTNDEQVEYIEYLSRKVSTEMGLREQLDIIKIIDPTAQISPTDSEFIIELNCLTDEKLKQVRNYIKEHGPRQRSAREGWKRSSYSCASTSGVSGASASSSSASMVSSASSSGSSVANSASNSSANMSRAHSDSNLSTSAAERIRDSKKRSKQRKLQQKALRKRQLKEQRQARKERLSGLFLNEEVLSLKVTEEDHEGDVDVLM from the exons ATGACCGAGGAGCCGTACGAGAAGTTCCTGGCCCCCGAGGAGCCGTGCCCGCTGCTCTCGCATCAGCACCCGCCGCGGGGCGGCAGCTTGAGCCTGAGCGAGGAGGGCTGCCTGGACGTCAGCGACTTCGGCTGCCAGCTCTCGTCCTGCCACCGCACCGACCCGCTGCACCGCTTCCACTCCAACAG GTGGAACTTGACGTCTTGTGGAACCAGCGTAGCCAGCTCAGAGTGCAGTGAGGAGCTGTTCTCATCGGTTTCAGTCGGTGATCAAGATGACTGTTACTCTCTATTGGATGACCAGGAGTTCACCTCTTTTGATTTGTTCCCCGAGGGTAGTGTCTGCAGTGATGTCTCCTCTTCTATCAGCACATACTGGGATTGGTCAGACAGCGAGTTTGAATGGCAG TTGCCTGGCAGTGACATTACAAGTGGGAGTGATGTACTTTCTGATGTTATACCTAGCATTCCAAGCTCTCCTTGTCtgcttccaaaaaagaaaaacaagcacagGAATCTCGATGAACTTCCATGGAGTGCAATGACAAATGATGAACAG GTTGAATATATTGAATATCTGAGTCGCAAAGTCAGTACAGAGATGGGCCTTCGAGAGCAACTtgatattattaaaattattgatCCTACTGCTCAGATCTCACCTACAGATAGTGAATTCATTATTGAATTGAACTGTCTCacagatgaaaaactgaaacag GTGAGAAACTATATCAAGGAACACGGACCTCGTCAACGGTCTGCAAGGGAAGGCTGGAAGAGGAGTAGCTACAGTTGTGCAAGTACCAGTGGTGTGAGTGGtgccagtgccagcagcagcagtgccagcatgGTCAGCTCAGCAAGCAGCAGTGGTTCTAGTGTTGCGAACTCCGCTTCAAACTCAAGTGCCAACATGAGTCGAGCACACAGTGATAGTAATTTGTCCACAAGTGCTGCAGAAAGAATCCGGGATTCAAAA AAACGTTCCAAGCAACGGAAACTACAGCAAAAGGCCTTACGCAAGAGACAGCTGAAAGAACAAAGACAAGCTCGTAAGGAAAGACTGAGTGGATTATTTCTTAATGAAGAAGTGCTATCTTTAAAAGTGACTGAGGAGGACCATGAAGGAGATGTGGATGTTTTGATGTGA